ACAAAGCTTAGAAAAGGTGATATACTAGGTACACTCTGCAAAGAAATTGGTATTGGCACAGAAGAGATAGGCAAGATAGATATCACAGATAGTAATGCCTATATTGCACTAAACCATAATGTGATAAAAAAAGTACAAAAAGCACTGAAAACTGTCAAGATCAAAAAGAAAAAATATCTTTCCTGGATACTGGACTAATCATTATCCAGAATTTTCTTGCGTCTTTTATGTCTTACGACATAAAAGAGAGTAATAAGTATTACGCACAGTAGTGCGATCAGTGTCGCTGAACGCAGGTACTCTGAAATAAGCTCTTCTTGTGATCCCAACAGGTATCCCAGCGATACCAGGACTATCACCCATATACCGGCTCCAAGTCCTGTATACAAAGAGAACTTTCCAACATGCATTCTTGCCAATCCTGCAGGCAATGATATAAGCTGGCGTATACCGGGAATAAGTCTGCCGTTAAATGTAGAAAGTTCTCCATGTGTTTGAAAAAACCGCTCAAGCTTTTCCATCGTCTCTTCTTTGATAAAAAAATATTTGCCATATCGTAGAATAAATGTACGCCCTACGTAAATTGCTAAATAATAGTTGAAGAGTGCTCCTGCCACAGAACCTAAAATACCGGCAAAAACAACACCATACAGATTCATTTCACCTCGATATGCAAGGTAACCAGCCGGGATCATTACAATTTCACTCGGGAAAGGGAAAAAAGTACTCTCAAGAAACATGAGCAGAAAGATACCGATGTAGCCAAGATCACCAATATAAGAAACGATAGTTTGTGCTATTTCATGTAACATTTTTACTCTATTATTTTTTAGAAGATTAAAAAGCGACTAGTCGCTTGAGCCTCCTGATAAAGGAGAGTGGAACATAGTGTCAACATTCTCTTGTAAAAAGAGTTGTCTAAATAACACGTTTATACAAGAGATACAAAACAGACAGAGTCTGTTTGCATTTTATTCAGAAAAAGCACCAACAGCAGTTAATCTTTGATAACGTTGCTCAAGAAGTTCATCTACACTTAGTCCTCTAAGCGCCTTTACATTTTCTAAGAAGTAGTTCTTGATCACTGTAGCCGCTGTATCTTTGTCACGATGCGCACCAATAAGCGGTTCTTCTAGAACATCATCTACAAGCTTATGCTCATACAGGTCATTTGGAGTGATCTTCAATGCTTTAGTTGCGACTTCTACTTTACTTGGGTCATTCCAAAGAATTGCAGAACATCCTTCAGGAGAGATGACTGAAAAGACTGAGTAACGCATCATTGCAAGCTTATCAGCTACACCGATTGCCAAGGCACCTCCTGAACCGCCTTCACCGATCACGATGGAGATCATTGGTACTTTTACTGCTGCAAATTCAAAAAGGTTTTTAGCAATCGCTTCACTCTGTCCACGCTCTTCTGCACCTAAACCAGGATATGCACCCGGAGTGTCAATTAACATCATTACAGGAATATCAAACTTTTCTGCAAGCCTTACTGCACGCAATGCTTTTCTATACCCTTCAGGATTTGGCATACCAAAGTTTCTTTTGATCTTGTTCTTCTGCCCTCGCCCTTTTTGTTCTCCGATTACCATTGCTTTTTGATCACCGATCCAGCCAATATAACATAAAATAGCCGGATCATCACGGAATGCACGGTCTCCATGGATCTCATATGCATCATGCATGATCTCTTTAATATAATCAAGAGCATAAGGTCTATCCGGATGACGTGCAAGTTGAAGTTTTTGAAAATCTGAGAGTGCACCAAATGTCTTGTTTACCTCTTTTTCCAAATCACTTTGTAGTCTCGCTACAGCATCCATATTGGCGATGGCATATGCAGAAACAATCTCTTCTTGTATCTGCTCGATCTTCTTCTCAAACTCTAAGTATGTTGCCATCTTATTCCCTTATATCTTTTTGAAGATCACTACGCCGTTTGTTCCACCAAAACCAAATGAGTTACTCATTACAATATTAAGATCAGCTTTTCTAGCCTCATTTGGTACATAGTCAAGATCACAGTTCTCATCCGGAGTCATGTAGTTAATTGTCGGAGGAAGTACACCGTCTCTCATTGCCATAAGACATGTTACAGCTTCAATGGCACCTGCTGCACCAAGACAGTGACCGATTTGTCCCTTGATAGAACTTACAGGAGGACAATTCTCTTTACCGCCAAAAAGCTCTTTAAGTGCTGCAGTTTCATTCTTGTCATTTGCCGGAGTCGAAGTACCGTGTGCATTGACATAATCAACTTTCGGTTCACCTGCCATTTTGTATGCCATTTGCATAGCTCTAAGTGGACCATCCATCGAAGGTGATGTAATGTGACTTGCATCACCACTTTCACCGAACCCGATCAGCTCTCCGTAGATCGTTGCACCACGTGCAACAGCATCTTCATACGCCTCAAGTACCAATGCACCTGCACCCTCACCCATAATAAATCCGTCACGATCTGCATCAAACGGTCTTGATGCAGTTTGCGGATCATCATTGCGTGTAGAAAGTGCTTTCATTGCAGCAAATCCACCGATCCCTACTTCACAAATCGCAGCTTCTGCACCTACTACCAACATTTTATCTGCTGTACCTACCATAATACTTTTTGCAGCTTCATTGATCGCATGTGTACTAGCTGCACATGCAGTAACTGCTGAAAGGTTAGGACCTTTTAGTCCTTGATAGATAGAGACAAATCCACCAAGCATATTCACTAATGATGAAGGGATGAAGAATGGAGAGATTCTCCTTGGACCTTTGCTTTCACAGATTACAGAGTTCTTCTCAATGTTTGGCAATCCACCGATACCAGACGCAGATACGACACCAAATCTCTCCATGTCAGTATTTTCAGGGATTTTAGCATCATCCATTGCCTCTTGTGCCGCTTTCATTCCAAGTTGAATAAACCTGTCAGCTTTTTTCGCTTCTTTTGCATCCAGAACAGTAGACGGATCAAAATCCGTGATTTCTCCTGCAATCTTCACTGAGTGGTTCTCTGTATCAAATGATGTGATCTCTTTGATACCACACTTACCCTCGACCATTGCAGCAAATGCGCTCTCTTTTTCAAGTCCTAGAGAGTTGATCATCCCTAAACCTGTCACTACTACTCTTCTCACTATCTCTCCTGTACAAATAAGATATATATTAACATTTCAAAAAATGCTAAGATCTATCCTAAAATCACCCC
This is a stretch of genomic DNA from Sulfurovum zhangzhouensis. It encodes these proteins:
- a CDS encoding beta-ketoacyl-ACP synthase II; its protein translation is MRRVVVTGLGMINSLGLEKESAFAAMVEGKCGIKEITSFDTENHSVKIAGEITDFDPSTVLDAKEAKKADRFIQLGMKAAQEAMDDAKIPENTDMERFGVVSASGIGGLPNIEKNSVICESKGPRRISPFFIPSSLVNMLGGFVSIYQGLKGPNLSAVTACAASTHAINEAAKSIMVGTADKMLVVGAEAAICEVGIGGFAAMKALSTRNDDPQTASRPFDADRDGFIMGEGAGALVLEAYEDAVARGATIYGELIGFGESGDASHITSPSMDGPLRAMQMAYKMAGEPKVDYVNAHGTSTPANDKNETAALKELFGGKENCPPVSSIKGQIGHCLGAAGAIEAVTCLMAMRDGVLPPTINYMTPDENCDLDYVPNEARKADLNIVMSNSFGFGGTNGVVIFKKI
- the accA gene encoding acetyl-CoA carboxylase carboxyl transferase subunit alpha, with the translated sequence MATYLEFEKKIEQIQEEIVSAYAIANMDAVARLQSDLEKEVNKTFGALSDFQKLQLARHPDRPYALDYIKEIMHDAYEIHGDRAFRDDPAILCYIGWIGDQKAMVIGEQKGRGQKNKIKRNFGMPNPEGYRKALRAVRLAEKFDIPVMMLIDTPGAYPGLGAEERGQSEAIAKNLFEFAAVKVPMISIVIGEGGSGGALAIGVADKLAMMRYSVFSVISPEGCSAILWNDPSKVEVATKALKITPNDLYEHKLVDDVLEEPLIGAHRDKDTAATVIKNYFLENVKALRGLSVDELLEQRYQRLTAVGAFSE
- a CDS encoding DedA family protein; the protein is MLHEIAQTIVSYIGDLGYIGIFLLMFLESTFFPFPSEIVMIPAGYLAYRGEMNLYGVVFAGILGSVAGALFNYYLAIYVGRTFILRYGKYFFIKEETMEKLERFFQTHGELSTFNGRLIPGIRQLISLPAGLARMHVGKFSLYTGLGAGIWVIVLVSLGYLLGSQEELISEYLRSATLIALLCVILITLFYVVRHKRRKKILDND